The Pogona vitticeps strain Pit_001003342236 chromosome 3, PviZW2.1, whole genome shotgun sequence genome includes a window with the following:
- the LOC110076831 gene encoding interferon-induced GTP-binding protein Mx1 codes for MSKFRACRQTPSERRSRKLERTLSSDEEMDGPLKSGAWFGNKQTSGALGIQPMPGEVKFAVPNLFVPQQNGGFTFNPPSFPNGDSTEAVEQKQTNKKPENSLYNQYEEKIRPCIDLIDSLRALGVEKDLALPAIAVIGDQSSGKSSVLEALSGVALPRGSGIVTRCPLALKLKKLSSGQQWKGKISYLDKNLELTNASEVEREIRRAQNIMAGEGVGISNKLINLEISSPEVPDLTLIDLPGIARVAVGNQPLDIGDQIKKLIKTYIDRNETINLVVVPCNVDIATTEALKMAQEVDPEGERTLGILTKPDLMDKGTEGNVVNIVRNLVIPLKKGYMIVKCRGQQDIQSNLTLASATQREREFFENHKHFSMLWKEKRATIPLLAEKLTSELVQHISKSLPTLEEQISFQLQKASDEMRRYGKGMPKTEGEKLYFLTDKIQLFNADITCAIQGEEKLSEKDTRLFTKIRKEFQKWDQTIAENGKNIEKFLHPEEWKFEHQYRGRELPGFINYRTFESIMRRHISILELPALEMLNKVTEIVRQAFAEVAKAHFDGFPHLHMQAKNRIESIKAKQIEEAESTIRTQFEMEQTLYCQDGVYRRDLSIVKGKVEEAGNSLFSAGSLNGKNPLNSVGTSLTFGTTSAQDSSITEIAYHLKTYFSNAGNRLSCQVPLIIQFYILQKFGDHLQNEMLQLLQNREKLSILLQERKDAAEQRQFLSDRIFRLTEARNHLAKFSG; via the exons ATGTCAAAATTCCGGGCCTGTCGTCAGACTCCATCTGAAAGACGCAGTCGGAAGCTTGAGAGAACATTGTCTTCGGATGAGGAGATGGATGGCCCATTGAAATCTGGAGCATGGTTTGGCAATAAGCAGACAAGTGGGGCTCTGGGCATACAGCCTATGCCAGGAGAAGTTAAATTTGCCGTACCAAACTTATTTGTTCCACAACAAAATGGAGGCTTTACATTCAACCCACCATCCTTTCCAAATGGAGATTCCACTGAAGCagtagaacaaaaacaaacaaacaaa AAACCAGAAAACAGTTTATACAACCAGTATGAGGAGAAGATCCGCCCTTGCATCGACCTCATTGATTCCCTGAGAGCCCTTGGGGTGGAAAAGGATTTGGCCTTGCCGGCCATCGCTGTGATTGGAGACCAGAGCTCTGGGAAAAGCTCCGTTCTGGAAGCCCTGTCTGGAGTCGCTCTTCCTCGGGGCAGCG GCATTGTCACCAGATGTCCCTTAGCACTAAAACTGAAAAAGCTATCTTCTGGTCAGCAATGGAAAGGAAAAATTAGTTActtggataaaaatttggaattgacaaatgctTCAGAAGTGGAAAGAGAAATAAGAAGAG CTCAAAACATAATGGCTGGTGAAGGAGTGGGAATAagcaataaattaattaatctaGAAATTAGCTCTCCAGAGGTTCCAGACTTGACACTGATCGATCTTCCAGGCATTGCAAGAGTGGCTGTGGGTAATCAGCCATTAGATATTGGAGATCAG ATCAAAAAACTGATAAAAACATATATTGACAGAAATGAGACAATCAATTTGGTGGTGGTTCCATGCAACGTGGATATTGCCACAACGGAGGCATTGAAGATGGCTCAGGAGGTAGATCCAGAAGGCGAGCGCACTCTTG GGATTTTGACAAAGCCTGATCTGATGGACAAAGGAACTGAAGGGAATGTTGTGAACATAGTGAGAAACTTAGTCATCCCCCTGAAAAAGGGATATATGATTGTGAAATGTCGAGGGCAGCAAGACATCCAGTCCAACCTGACACTGGCTTCTgcaacccagagagagagagagttttttgAGAATCACAAACACTTCAG TatgctttggaaggaaaaaagagcCACAATTCCCTTATTGGCTGAAAAACTTACAAGTGAACTTGTGCAACACATTAGT AAATCATTGCCCACATTAGAAGAGCAGATAAGCTTTCAGCTTCAGAAGGCAAGCGATGAGATGCGCAGATATGGCAAAGGCATGCCAAAAACTGAAGGAGAAAAGCTGTATTTTTTAACAGAT aaaatccAGCTGTTTAATGCAGATATCACATGTGCCATacaaggagaagaaaaattatctGAAAAAGATACCAGACTGTTCACCAAAATCcgtaaagaatttcagaaatggGACCAAACAATTGCTGAGAATGGCAAGAATA TTGAAAAATTTCTCCATCCTGAGGAGTGGAAATTTGAACATCAGTATCGTGGACGAGAGCTGCCCGGTTTTATCAACTACAGAACATTTGAGAGTATTATGAGGAGGCATATTTCCATATTGGAACTGCCTGCTCTTGAAATGCTGAACAAAGTGACAG AAATTGTGCGTCAAGCATTTGCAGAGGTAGCTAAAGCTCACTTTGATGGTTTCCCTCATCTTCATATGCAAGCTAAG AACAGAATTGAAAGcattaaagcaaaacaaatagaGGAAGCTGAAAGTACAATCAGAACCCAGTTTGAAATGGAGCAGACTTTATACTGCCAGGACGGTGTCTACAGGAGAGATTTGAGCATTGTAAAAGGGAAAGTAGAAGAAGCTGGGAACAGTCTTTTCAGCGCTGGTTCTTTAAATGGAAAAAATCCTCTAAATTCTGTTGGCACTAGCCTCACTTTTGGAACCACTTCTGCACAAGATAGTTCCATCACAGAAATAGCTTATCATTTGAAGACCTACTTCAGT aatGCAGGTAACCGTCTCTCTTGTCAAGTTCCTCTGATAATCCAGTTCTACATTCTCCAGAAGTTTGGTGATCATCTGCAAAATGAAATGCTACAGCTCCTGCAGAATAGAGAAAAGTTGAGCATTTTACTCCAGGAGCG